One segment of Paenibacillus rhizovicinus DNA contains the following:
- a CDS encoding transposase, with the protein MSEQQGHFEMEPVSGEPVEVDGVYKNEWGREEKLNRGDVFPADPMLGTTEWDLVQLDFSNHHDGKTDPRLVPKKDTTSLEAHLQHPRRHKSDTKENN; encoded by the coding sequence ATGAGCGAACAACAAGGACATTTTGAAATGGAGCCCGTGTCCGGCGAACCCGTTGAAGTGGATGGCGTTTATAAGAATGAATGGGGCCGCGAGGAGAAGCTGAACCGCGGCGACGTTTTCCCCGCCGACCCGATGCTGGGCACGACGGAATGGGATCTCGTGCAGCTTGATTTCAGCAATCATCATGACGGCAAGACCGACCCGCGTCTCGTGCCGAAGAAAGATACGACCTCGCTCGAGGCTCATCTGCAGCATCCGCGACGCCATAAGAGCGATACGAAGGAAAACAATTAA
- a CDS encoding RNA polymerase sigma factor, whose amino-acid sequence MHSSDTDAEALAAVIARTQQGETDAYALLIERFQRKIYLYCYYLLGSQEEAEDAAQEIFIKGFRSIGQYRPTAPFSSWLYKIAHHHCIDALKKRKRSLIAFLHIKNEPPPAAETVGRYADYIHELLEKLTPSERKVLLLRALEEYSFDEIGSVMGLTPAAVRKKYERLRKKLLGQKGGDPIGTIYGHAYKPRA is encoded by the coding sequence ATGCATTCATCCGATACGGATGCCGAGGCGTTAGCCGCCGTGATCGCACGCACGCAGCAAGGTGAGACGGACGCGTACGCCCTGCTGATCGAACGATTCCAACGCAAAATCTACTTGTATTGCTATTACCTGCTCGGCAGCCAAGAAGAAGCGGAAGACGCTGCCCAAGAGATCTTCATTAAAGGCTTCCGTTCGATCGGCCAATACCGGCCGACGGCGCCGTTCTCCAGCTGGCTGTACAAAATCGCCCACCACCATTGCATCGACGCCTTGAAGAAACGCAAACGGTCCCTCATCGCTTTCCTGCATATCAAGAATGAACCGCCCCCGGCAGCGGAGACCGTCGGCCGATATGCCGATTATATTCACGAGCTGCTGGAGAAGCTGACGCCTTCCGAGCGCAAAGTGCTGCTGCTGCGCGCGCTGGAGGAGTACTCCTTCGACGAAATCGGCAGCGTCATGGGGCTGACGCCGGCAGCGGTCCGCAAGAAGTACGAGCGGCTCCGCAAAAAGCTGCTTGGACAAAAAGGAGGCGATCCGATTGGAACCATCTATGGGCATGCGTACAAACCGCGAGCATGA
- a CDS encoding DUF5643 domain-containing protein, whose translation MEPSMGMRTNREHDAGNEPKVEMRNEPMHGPTHDSELEYIQQLIRDTPVQVDLAARTMNGCMMDGCRTQAGEAPETRKRSAWLSAAAASLLLLAIAGAYFLSPSMAEAFKRLPGFAAIFQASNDRGLQAAANDGQANDVQASASHQGVTLGIPVAIFDGTRVSLGLKRDSADKRSDTIGEQIKTLTLAIDGKKLEAYSPGNSNSIGIVIIPGSSSDESIIEFSDLHNQGGKPFPDAFELSVDITLTDVAAPFDLQFSVRKATAGIRVIEPHAKRSQDGLSFTLDRIESTPITTSLTTSIEVPDSAALTTAATTMGIDLFDNRGNQLKLLGGNGWNEHGGRIMISDYRYEPLQGVPDSVTIKPFVYLFRTDSPHEFQLDKNGKPKIRYLPELEVTVPFHAP comes from the coding sequence TTGGAACCATCTATGGGCATGCGTACAAACCGCGAGCATGATGCGGGAAACGAGCCGAAAGTCGAAATGAGAAACGAGCCGATGCATGGACCGACGCATGATTCAGAGCTCGAATACATACAACAGCTGATTCGCGATACGCCCGTCCAAGTCGATTTGGCCGCCCGTACGATGAACGGCTGCATGATGGACGGCTGCCGCACGCAAGCCGGCGAAGCACCCGAGACGAGGAAACGCTCGGCATGGCTGTCCGCCGCTGCCGCCTCGCTCCTCTTGCTGGCGATTGCCGGCGCGTACTTCTTGTCGCCTTCCATGGCGGAAGCGTTCAAGCGGCTGCCCGGATTCGCGGCGATCTTCCAAGCCTCCAACGACCGGGGGCTGCAGGCCGCAGCGAACGACGGACAGGCGAACGACGTGCAAGCCAGCGCATCGCATCAGGGAGTGACGCTTGGCATCCCTGTCGCCATATTCGACGGCACGCGCGTCTCGCTCGGATTGAAGCGCGACTCCGCCGACAAACGCAGCGATACGATCGGGGAGCAAATCAAAACGTTGACGCTTGCCATCGACGGCAAGAAGCTCGAAGCGTATTCGCCAGGCAATTCGAACTCGATCGGCATTGTCATTATTCCGGGTTCAAGCAGCGATGAATCCATTATCGAGTTCTCGGACCTTCACAACCAGGGAGGGAAACCGTTTCCGGACGCGTTCGAGCTGTCTGTCGACATAACATTGACGGACGTCGCCGCCCCTTTCGACTTGCAATTCTCCGTCCGCAAAGCCACGGCGGGCATACGCGTCATCGAGCCTCATGCGAAGCGCAGCCAGGACGGCTTGAGTTTCACGCTCGATCGCATCGAATCCACGCCGATTACGACGAGCTTAACGACAAGCATCGAAGTGCCGGATAGCGCGGCCCTGACAACCGCCGCTACGACGATGGGCATCGATCTGTTCGATAATCGGGGCAATCAGCTCAAGCTGCTCGGCGGCAATGGCTGGAATGAGCATGGTGGCCGGATTATGATCTCCGACTATCGCTATGAACCCCTTCAAGGCGTTCCCGATTCCGTAACGATCAAACCCTTCGTCTATCTATTTCGCACCGATAGTCCGCATGAATTCCAGCTGGACAAGAACGGGAAGCCGAAGATTCGGTACCTGCCCGAACTCGAAGTGACCGTTCCTTTCCACGCTCCGTAA
- the mscL gene encoding large-conductance mechanosensitive channel protein MscL — MVKILKEFKEFAVRGNVLDLAVGVIIGGAFGKIVTSLVNDIIMPPISILLGRVNLVDRFINLSIDKNPDTLAKAKEQSAAVIAYGNFLNVLLDFTIVAFCIFMIVKGANALRRLGQPDPAAPSEPTDKNCPYCLSKIPIKATRCSHCTSHLQTESTELEGGLS; from the coding sequence ATGGTTAAAATATTAAAAGAGTTCAAAGAATTCGCCGTCCGCGGCAACGTGCTCGACCTTGCGGTCGGGGTTATCATCGGGGGAGCGTTCGGTAAAATCGTCACCTCGCTCGTCAACGACATCATTATGCCGCCGATCAGCATTCTGCTCGGCAGGGTGAACCTCGTTGATCGGTTCATCAATCTATCCATCGACAAAAATCCGGACACGCTGGCCAAAGCGAAAGAACAATCCGCTGCCGTCATCGCATACGGTAACTTTTTGAACGTTCTGCTCGACTTCACGATCGTGGCGTTCTGTATCTTCATGATCGTCAAAGGGGCGAACGCGCTGCGCCGCCTGGGTCAGCCGGATCCTGCGGCTCCATCCGAACCGACGGACAAGAACTGCCCGTACTGCCTGTCCAAAATCCCGATCAAAGCGACGCGCTGCTCGCACTGCACCTCCCATCTCCAGACCGAATCGACGGAGCTCGAGGGAGGCTTGTCCTAG
- a CDS encoding FUSC family protein yields the protein MTIGARVIKTGLAVALAVYISTLCGFPSPIIAAVASIFTIQPSISRSWQQVVDQVQTNVLGAVVALIAVRLFGQTPISLGMVCIIVILVCIRLRMESTIGLTLVTVVAVMEANQQGWMFALDRLLMVLTGMAAAFAVNILIIPPRPRKLFMTQVHDAHAKLSLLLRMAISNEMKEGVHREEKEKLQGTLRKLDEAHRLFEEERPFLRRRNQAGARQLILSRHLIKALHKGVDLLEAVEEHYFAVSGAEAWARRFDQQIEELAKYHEQILLKLEGKMKANAAIEPEEEREGRLIKQLSDYLHQNPDEYKRLVFVASTMLEYAYHLRRLDRVSDQVQQRQETEAAFIG from the coding sequence ATGACGATCGGCGCGCGCGTTATCAAGACCGGCCTCGCCGTGGCGCTGGCCGTGTACATAAGCACGCTGTGTGGCTTTCCGTCGCCGATTATCGCGGCGGTGGCTTCGATTTTCACGATTCAGCCTTCCATCTCCCGCTCGTGGCAGCAGGTGGTGGATCAAGTGCAGACGAACGTGCTCGGCGCCGTGGTAGCGCTGATTGCGGTCCGTCTGTTCGGGCAGACGCCGATCTCGCTCGGCATGGTATGCATTATCGTCATTCTGGTATGCATCCGGCTGCGGATGGAAAGCACGATCGGACTGACGCTCGTAACGGTGGTTGCCGTAATGGAAGCCAACCAGCAGGGCTGGATGTTCGCGCTCGACCGCCTGCTCATGGTGCTGACGGGCATGGCTGCGGCATTCGCGGTCAATATTCTCATTATCCCGCCGCGCCCGCGCAAGCTGTTCATGACGCAGGTGCATGACGCGCACGCCAAGCTTTCCTTGCTGCTTCGCATGGCCATCTCCAACGAGATGAAGGAAGGCGTCCATCGCGAAGAGAAGGAGAAGCTCCAGGGCACGCTGCGCAAGCTGGACGAGGCGCATCGCCTGTTCGAGGAGGAACGCCCGTTTCTGCGCAGGCGCAACCAAGCGGGGGCGCGTCAGCTCATTCTGTCGCGGCATCTCATCAAGGCGCTGCATAAAGGCGTGGATTTGCTGGAAGCGGTGGAGGAGCATTATTTTGCCGTGTCGGGAGCGGAAGCGTGGGCGCGGCGATTCGATCAGCAGATCGAGGAGCTGGCCAAGTATCATGAGCAGATATTGCTGAAGCTGGAGGGCAAAATGAAAGCCAATGCCGCGATCGAGCCCGAGGAAGAGCGCGAAGGCCGGCTTATCAAGCAGCTCAGCGATTATTTGCATCAGAATCCCGACGAATACAAGAGGCTCGTCTTCGTCGCGTCCACGATGCTGGAGTACGCGTATCACCTGCGCCGGCTGGATCGGGTATCCGACCAAGTGCAGCAGCGTCAGGAGACGGAAGCTGCCTTTATCGGCTGA
- a CDS encoding NUDIX hydrolase, producing MSGHSQAGGGEEERFDYYDEHGVWLGTAPRSEVHARGLWHRSIHCWLARREGDRRLVLFQQRAPGKDTFPGSFDITAAGHLAAGETMRDAAREIEEELGAAIPFESLLSLGEARKESAGVAKGLAFLDREISGVYGYVYPGPLSSLTLQQDEVSGVYEAELEAMIALFDGRRQHARAAGFRLDNEGRAVDAEAEVKASDFVPRPASYYRDVFQALLHLL from the coding sequence ATGAGCGGACATAGCCAAGCCGGCGGCGGGGAAGAAGAACGCTTCGATTATTACGACGAGCACGGCGTCTGGCTCGGTACGGCGCCCCGCAGCGAAGTACACGCCCGCGGGCTCTGGCACCGCTCCATCCATTGCTGGCTGGCGCGGCGCGAAGGCGACCGCAGGCTTGTTCTGTTCCAGCAGCGAGCCCCCGGGAAAGACACGTTCCCGGGGAGCTTCGACATTACCGCCGCCGGCCACCTGGCCGCCGGCGAGACGATGCGGGACGCGGCCCGCGAGATCGAGGAAGAACTCGGCGCCGCCATCCCGTTCGAATCGCTCCTCTCGCTCGGCGAAGCTCGCAAGGAGTCCGCAGGCGTCGCGAAGGGACTTGCGTTCCTCGATCGGGAGATCAGCGGCGTCTACGGCTATGTCTATCCCGGACCGCTGTCCTCGCTGACGCTCCAACAGGATGAAGTGTCCGGCGTGTACGAGGCCGAGCTGGAAGCGATGATCGCGCTGTTCGACGGCCGTCGGCAGCATGCGCGCGCGGCAGGGTTTCGCCTCGACAACGAAGGCAGAGCCGTCGACGCCGAAGCGGAAGTCAAGGCTTCCGATTTCGTCCCGCGCCCGGCTTCTTACTATAGAGATGTATTCCAGGCCTTGCTGCACCTTTTATGA
- a CDS encoding diacylglycerol/lipid kinase family protein: MWIFAVNENSGGGRGRKVWQIVETELKRLGTDYATVLAGTPEEARGEIASLLREQDAIAREAAADSRADDLPRNLKAITIIGGDGTIHGLLPLLCGSGVPLGIIPAGSGNDTARAFGIPRQPLAALRLVLRGKPFPADIIELRGAEPDDPVRPVLTALAAGFDSAIAAAVNRSFYKKLCNLMHAGSLAYIIGLIHVLFTFRPRPLDVTADGRKTSFQRGWMAAVCNVPAYGGGLRICPEALPDDGWLNVCIVHSCTPLQLLRLFPLLLSGKHVRLPYVTMLRGRTIVVEETLPDPAKSAIAVYGDGEFAGPLPLYAQAAGNRIEVLR; this comes from the coding sequence ATGTGGATATTCGCAGTCAATGAAAATTCCGGCGGAGGCCGAGGACGTAAAGTATGGCAAATCGTTGAAACGGAGCTCAAACGGCTCGGTACAGACTATGCGACCGTGTTGGCGGGCACGCCCGAGGAAGCCCGCGGCGAGATCGCAAGCCTGCTCCGGGAACAGGATGCAATCGCGAGGGAAGCCGCTGCTGATTCGCGGGCCGATGATTTACCGAGAAATTTGAAAGCGATTACAATAATTGGCGGCGACGGGACGATACACGGGCTGCTCCCCCTGCTATGCGGAAGCGGCGTGCCGCTCGGCATCATTCCGGCCGGATCCGGCAACGATACCGCCAGAGCGTTCGGCATTCCGCGGCAACCGCTGGCTGCCCTGCGGCTCGTGCTCCGGGGCAAGCCGTTCCCCGCGGATATCATCGAGCTTCGCGGAGCAGAGCCGGATGATCCCGTTCGCCCCGTGCTGACTGCGCTTGCCGCCGGCTTCGACTCCGCTATCGCAGCAGCCGTCAACCGTTCGTTCTACAAGAAGCTGTGCAACCTCATGCATGCCGGCTCTCTCGCTTATATCATCGGATTGATCCATGTGCTGTTCACCTTCCGGCCGCGCCCGCTTGACGTCACGGCGGACGGCCGGAAGACCAGCTTCCAACGCGGATGGATGGCTGCCGTATGCAACGTCCCCGCGTACGGCGGCGGACTGCGGATTTGTCCCGAAGCCCTGCCGGACGACGGCTGGCTGAACGTCTGCATCGTCCATTCCTGCACGCCCTTGCAGCTGCTTCGCTTGTTTCCGCTGCTGCTGTCGGGCAAGCATGTGCGGCTGCCTTATGTGACGATGCTCCGCGGACGAACGATCGTCGTCGAAGAAACGCTTCCGGATCCGGCGAAATCGGCGATCGCCGTCTACGGGGACGGCGAATTTGCCGGCCCGCTGCCGCTGTACGCGCAAGCGGCCGGCAACCGCATCGAAGTGCTGCGGTAG
- a CDS encoding ATP-binding protein, with the protein MIEPIFSDSWKMIALAMVIQLFASITVYGIIGHLNRARVKQHYWQLSGALVYALGVWVSHIIVLLTTNVTIDIDWTTGVKLFGIMICTYGSFRLLDSRIPYGVRLLGGSVLMAFGANLVMYASLPGQPSESFSIDPAFACFTFLFSLIGTASSFYLYERKTGYAFLPGLLLGISGMIMELFGLSLVGKGETVILTADRLNDYMQLLSVVLGLATLVIFAFSIVARYVDRRYVSMNERYKLLVENSIDMIAVIQDERWEYINHSGLRIFEAEGEHDLLGKSIYMYLQPRFHAAMKMLLQASRQKERKTPIEMDWISVEGKTLHTEVIVSGTKLSGKPVIQVIIRDISERKKNEELLINSEKLYVAGQLAAGIAHEIRNPLTSLKGFLQLITSGRSGKNYYDIMQSELTRIESIVSELLMLSKPQIYELTHMDIRTVMSDTITLLDAQAILHDITIEASLGEETLWAHGVENQLKQVFINVIKNAIEVMMDGGVIKVTCLLDEIGRIIVRIADRGPGIAHDQLAKIGQPFYTTKEKGTGLGLMVTYKIVDNHHGSIEVSSRIGEGTTFDILLPYHAPREAEATERSNIVSILRFREDNESAS; encoded by the coding sequence ATGATCGAACCAATATTCAGCGATAGTTGGAAAATGATAGCGCTTGCGATGGTCATCCAGCTGTTCGCATCCATTACGGTTTACGGCATAATCGGCCATCTCAACAGAGCGCGGGTCAAGCAGCATTATTGGCAGCTGAGCGGCGCGCTCGTCTATGCTTTGGGCGTGTGGGTCAGTCACATTATCGTCCTGCTGACGACCAATGTTACGATCGACATCGATTGGACGACCGGCGTCAAGCTGTTCGGAATTATGATCTGCACGTACGGCTCGTTCAGGCTGCTGGATTCGCGCATTCCGTATGGCGTCCGTCTGCTTGGGGGCAGCGTGCTCATGGCGTTCGGCGCGAACCTGGTGATGTACGCTTCGCTTCCCGGCCAGCCGTCGGAATCGTTCAGCATCGACCCGGCCTTCGCTTGTTTTACGTTTCTGTTCAGCTTGATCGGGACGGCCAGTTCCTTCTACCTGTACGAACGCAAAACCGGCTATGCGTTCCTGCCCGGCCTGCTGCTCGGCATTTCCGGCATGATCATGGAGCTGTTCGGGCTCAGCTTGGTCGGAAAAGGGGAGACCGTCATATTGACCGCCGACCGGTTGAACGATTACATGCAGCTGTTGTCCGTCGTCCTTGGCCTCGCCACGCTGGTCATCTTCGCGTTCAGCATCGTCGCCCGTTACGTGGACCGCCGGTACGTGTCCATGAACGAACGGTACAAGCTGTTGGTCGAGAACTCGATCGACATGATCGCCGTCATCCAGGACGAGCGCTGGGAGTATATTAACCACTCCGGATTGCGCATTTTCGAAGCGGAGGGCGAACACGATCTGCTCGGCAAAAGCATTTATATGTATTTGCAGCCCCGTTTCCATGCGGCAATGAAAATGTTGCTGCAGGCTTCGCGGCAGAAGGAGCGCAAGACGCCGATAGAAATGGACTGGATTTCGGTCGAAGGCAAAACGCTCCATACCGAAGTGATCGTCTCCGGCACGAAGCTGTCGGGTAAACCCGTCATCCAAGTGATTATCCGCGATATATCGGAGCGGAAGAAGAACGAGGAGCTGCTCATCAATTCCGAGAAGCTGTACGTTGCCGGGCAGCTGGCCGCGGGCATCGCGCATGAGATCCGCAACCCGCTCACGTCGCTTAAAGGCTTCCTGCAGCTGATTACGTCGGGCAGAAGCGGCAAAAACTACTACGACATCATGCAGTCGGAGCTCACCCGTATCGAATCCATCGTAAGCGAGCTGCTGATGCTCTCCAAGCCGCAAATCTACGAGCTGACGCATATGGATATTCGAACGGTGATGTCGGATACGATTACGCTGCTGGACGCGCAGGCGATTTTGCACGATATCACTATCGAAGCGAGCCTAGGCGAAGAAACATTGTGGGCGCATGGCGTCGAGAACCAGCTGAAACAGGTGTTTATCAACGTCATCAAGAACGCGATCGAGGTGATGATGGACGGCGGGGTTATTAAAGTGACCTGCCTTCTGGACGAAATCGGGCGCATTATCGTGCGTATCGCGGATCGGGGCCCCGGCATCGCCCATGACCAGCTGGCGAAGATCGGGCAGCCCTTCTACACGACGAAGGAGAAAGGCACGGGCCTCGGGCTGATGGTGACGTACAAAATCGTCGACAACCATCACGGCAGCATCGAGGTCAGCAGCCGCATCGGGGAAGGCACGACGTTTGATATCCTATTGCCGTACCACGCGCCGAGGGAGGCGGAAGCAACGGAACGAAGCAACATCGTTTCGATTCTCCGGTTCCGCGAGGATAACGAGAGCGCTTCTTAA